The genomic DNA AGCGGTTTCTCAGCCGCCGCTTTCCCCTGTTCGTGGCGCCCGAGGGCCGCAGCCACTTCAACCTGCTTCTCAGAAGGGTTTTCGAGGCGCCCGACAAACGGGTGGGCGAGCTGACCCTGGAGCGGGCGGGGGGCGGCGCCCTCCACGTTCAGGTCGAGGCCGTCGCCTCCCAGGCCGGGGGGGAGCCCGCGGGGGGACACTGCCGCATGGCCTTGATCGACATCACGGCGCAGCGGCAGGCCCAAGACGCCGTGCTCGCCCTGAACCAGACGCTGGAAGAACGGGTCGAGGAACGCACCGCGCGGCTGCGAGACCTCGGCGCGGAGTTCGAGCGCTTCGCCCAGGCCGTCGCCCAGGACCTCCTCTCGCCGCTGCGGCACATCACCAGCTTCGCGCAGTTGCTCCAGCAGGAGACGCAGCCCACCGGCGAGGCGGCGGGGCGCCACCTGGGCGCCATTCGGCACTCGGCGGCGCGCATGAGCACCCTGATCCACGCCCTGATCGACGTGTCGCGCGCGAGCAACAGCCGCCTGCGCCTGACCCAGGTGGACCTGGGCCGGGTGCTTGGCGAGGTGCGCAAGGAACTGCGGCCCGGGCTCGAGGAACGCCCTGTGGCCCTCACGAGCGACCCCCTTCCCACCGTGCAGAGTGACAGCACGACGATGCAGCTCATCTTCTTGCACCTGCTGAGCAACGCGCTCAAGGCCACGCGCTCCGCCGAGCGGCCCCAGATTCACGTCGGCGTGCAAGACACCCCGCCCGAGTACCTCCTGAGCGTGCGCGACAACGGCCTGGGCTTCAACATGCGCTACCGCGACAAGCTCTTCGAGGTCTTCAAGAAGGTCCACAGCGACCGCGACTTCCCCGGCGCGGGCGTGGGCCTCGCGGTCGTGCGCCGCCTCGTCGCGCGGGTGGGCGGGCGCGTCTGGGCCGACGCGAGGCTCGGCGAGGGCGCGACCTTCTGGGTGGCCCTGCCCAAGCAGCCCCCGGTGCTGGACTGAGGCGCTGCGAAGAGCGCCCCGCCGGCCCGGATGGTGAGGTGGGCTGGTGGGTGGCCCGGCGCGTTCACCCCCTCCCCGGCCCTCCCCCCTCAAGGGGAAGGGGTCAGAGATTCTTCCGGGCTTCCAGGACCTGCTGGATTCGTTCCAGTACGCCACTCAAGTTGTTCCTGACCTCGCTGTTCCAGAAGCGCAACGTTTCGAAGCCGTGTTCAGCCATGTCCGCGTCTCGTTCCCGGTCCGCCCCGCTGTTCAGGTGCCGGCTGCCGTCGAGTTCGACAATGAGGGTGCGCTCGTGACACACGAAGTCCACCACGTACCGCCCCATCGGTTCCTGTCGCCGGAAGCTCACGCCCAGCCCCTTGCCGCGCAGATGACGCCACAGCAACGTTTCTTCCGGCGTCATCCGTCGGCGCAGCGAACGCGCTATTTCCGAAGACGGACTGGTTCTGGACCAACGCTGAGCCACACCCCAACCTAACGCGTCCCTCCTTCTTTTCTCCTCCCCCTTGAGGGGGGAGGTTGGGAGGGGGTGAACCGTCCAGGCCACCCCCCCGACGGTTCACGAAGTAGCTTCATTCTGTCCGGGACATTTCGAACTCCCGGTCCCACCGCTCAAGGGCGCCGCAAATCCATCAGCGCCACGACGAGCGCGTGC from Deinococcus planocerae includes the following:
- a CDS encoding sensor histidine kinase yields the protein MHKPDAEHLPVCEPSSAAPSPLAQAHLGAQGPPPLLGGAPGEWDAQAPLRELQVHQIELELQNEELLRANAELEDTRAKYLDLFEFAPVGYLTLDRQGIVQEANLTACTMLGVQRERFLSRRFPLFVAPEGRSHFNLLLRRVFEAPDKRVGELTLERAGGGALHVQVEAVASQAGGEPAGGHCRMALIDITAQRQAQDAVLALNQTLEERVEERTARLRDLGAEFERFAQAVAQDLLSPLRHITSFAQLLQQETQPTGEAAGRHLGAIRHSAARMSTLIHALIDVSRASNSRLRLTQVDLGRVLGEVRKELRPGLEERPVALTSDPLPTVQSDSTTMQLIFLHLLSNALKATRSAERPQIHVGVQDTPPEYLLSVRDNGLGFNMRYRDKLFEVFKKVHSDRDFPGAGVGLAVVRRLVARVGGRVWADARLGEGATFWVALPKQPPVLD
- a CDS encoding endonuclease domain-containing protein is translated as MAWTVHPLPTSPLKGEEKRRRDALGWGVAQRWSRTSPSSEIARSLRRRMTPEETLLWRHLRGKGLGVSFRRQEPMGRYVVDFVCHERTLIVELDGSRHLNSGADRERDADMAEHGFETLRFWNSEVRNNLSGVLERIQQVLEARKNL